Proteins from a genomic interval of Chanos chanos chromosome 3, fChaCha1.1, whole genome shotgun sequence:
- the npm2b gene encoding nucleoplasmin-2b, with translation MSVSEVNKTEKPLSTLWGCELNDTNKEEAFKADDTNLQHQLALRTMCLGHTAKDEFNIVELITGEGKENGKAIPIATLHAKSMPTVNLCGLDLHPPVTFRLKVGSGPVFIGAEHVALEEDYSDEEGDEEMDDEEEEEEEDIEESPVKKVAKNGGAVKRKKPEKADDEPVSEGENNPPKKGKGRGRKPLVQKV, from the exons ATGTCTGTCAGCgaagtaaacaaaacagagaaaccacTGTCCACGCTCTGGG GATGTGAGCTCAACGACACAAACAAAGAAGAGGCCTTTAAGGCGGATGATACCAACCTTCAACATCAGCTGGCACTGAGAACG atgtGTCTCGGTCATACTGCCAAAGATGAGTTTAATATAGTGGAGCTGATTACGGGTGAAGGCAAAGAAAATGGAAAGGCCATTCCCATCGCCACCCTGCATGCGAAGTCAATGCCCACG GTTAACCTGTGTGGTTTAGATCTGCATCCTCCGGTGACGTTCAGACTAAAAGTTGGCTCTGGGCCTGTATTTATTGGAGCTGAACACGTTGCTT TGGAGGAAGACTATTCTGATGAAGAGGGTGATGAGGAGatggatgatgaagaggaggaggaggaagaggatatTGAAGAATCACCTGTGAAAAAAGTAGCCAAGAATGGTGGCGCAGTTAAA agaaagAAGCCAGAGAAAGCAGATGATGA ACCCGTGTCGGAAGGTGAAAATAATCCACCTAAAAAG GGAAAAGGAAGAGGCAGAAAGCCATTAGTCCAAAAGGTGTAA